The region CCGTGCGCTCCACCATCAGCCAGTCGACGAAGGCTTCCGGCGTCTCGCCCTCGCGGATGGCGCTGAGCATCTGCCGCCACGCCTGCACCTGGGTGACGCCGCGCTGGTCCAGGCTGCGGCAGGTGGCTTCGATGCGCCGGCGGGTGTCGCTGTCCAGCTGGTCCGACTCGTCGTCCAGGCGCTGACGCAGCGCCTTCAGCAGCCGCTGCATGGGGGTGAGCAGGTTTTCCAGCTTGCCGTCCAGCTCCCCGGCGGCGTGGACGAGCGCGTCGGTGGGCGGGCGCAGCTCGGCTTCCAGGCTGTACGGGTCGTTCGGCCGGTTCACGCGCGCGTACACCTGTTCGCGTACGGCCTGGAGGAAGCGCTCGCACGCCCCCTCGCCCGCGCTGCGCTGGATGCGCTGGTGCCAGCCCTCCGCGGGCAGCAAAGCTGCGGCTTTGAGCGTGTCCTGGAGGGCGTTGGCGGTTGCCTCATCCTCGCCCATGAGGCCGTCGAGCCGGCGTTCCAGCCCGCGCACGCGCCCGCCCGATCGGCCGCCGCCGCGCTCCGCGCCCAGCAGCCAGCGCCGCAGCTCGCGCGCCTCGCGCCCGGAGAGGTGGGCGGAAAAGGCGCTGTCGGCGGCGTCGAAGACGTGGTGGCCCTCGTCGAAGACGTAGCGTTGCGGCAGGCGGCCGTCGTCGCCCTGGCCCATGGCGGCCTGGATCATCACCAGCGCGTGGTTGGCGACCACGAGGTCCGCCCGCCGCGCGCGGCGCACGGCGCCCTCGATGAAGCACTTCTTGTAGTGCGGGCAGGCGGAAAAGATGCACTCCCCGCGCCGGTCCGCGAGGCCGAGCGTGCGCGCGCGCCCCACGAGGTCCGGCAGCCAGCCCGGAAAGTCGCCGCCCACCAGGTCGCCGTCGCGCGTCGCGGCGGTCCAGCGCGCCATGAGGCCCACCGCCACGGCGTCGCGCGAGGAGACGTTGAGGGTGTTCACCGCCTCTTCCAGGTTCAGCAGGCAGAGGTAGTTCTCCCGCCCCTTGCGCACGACGACCTTGCGCCGCTTTTCGCGCGGCTCGGGGTAGAGGCGGTCCAGCTCGCCGTCGAGCTGGGTTTGCAGGTTGCGCGTGTAGGTCGCCATCCACACCGGTCCGGCGTTCTTGTCCGACCACACGCTGGCGGGCGCGATGTAGCCCAGCGTCTTGCCCACGCCCGTGCCCGCTTCAGCCAGCACGAGGTTGGGGGCGTCCGGGGTGTCGCGCGGCTGGAACGCCTGGGTGACGGCGGAGGCATAGTCGGCCTGCTGCGGGCGCGCTTCCGCGTTGGGGCCGAGCAGCTCGGCCAGGCGCGTGCGCGCCTCGTCGGGTTCGACGGGCTGGTTGCCGGGCGGCGGCTCGGGGGCGTGCTCCGACCACTCGCCCAGGCGGTCCCATGCCTTCATGCCCACGCCCTGACGCGGCGGGCCGTCGCCGTCATTGTCCACGCCCAGCGCGGCGAGCACGTGCGGCCCCCAGCGCCAGCCGCCGCGCGCCATGCGCCAGGCGATGGGGGCGGCGTCGCGGTCGTTGCGCGCGGCCAGCTCTTGCAACAACGCGGCTGCGGCGCGCTGTACCGTGACGGCGGCGGCTTCCAGGTCGTCCGGCCGCGGCAGGCCCAGCGCGGCGGCGAGCCCGCGCGGCGTGGGCGTCACCACGCGCGCCGGGCGCACGAAGGCGAAGAGTTCGAGGACGTCGTAGGCGGGGATGGCGTCCTGGCCCAGCCGCCGCGCGATCGAGCGCGCGTGGCACACGATGGGCGGCTGCTCGCGCAGGCGTTCGGCGGCCGTCGCGTGGTCCAGCAGCGCGATCTCGCCTTCGCCGTCCATCCACGCCGCCTGCCGCAGCCCTGGGGCGAGCGCCGGCGCGCGGGGAAGGCTGACGGGGCCGCTCGGGCGGTCGTCGTTGGCGGGCAGACCGGTCATGGCCGGGGATCGCCTGCGTCGTGCGTGGGTGCGGACTCGGCTCACACCCCGGCCGTTTTCGCGCCACCGGGGTCCGCACGAGGCTGTCGCGCCGCGCCGCCGCGGACAAGCCGCTTTCGGCTTTTCGATGCGAAGCGGCTACTGGGCCGGCGCTTCGCCGTCGCGGAAGGGGGCGGCCTTGTAGACGCCCAGGATGCGGACCTCGCGGGAGAAGAAGCCCAATTCCTCCAAGGACAGCCGCACGGCGCGCGAGTCGGGGTGGCCCTCGATGTCGGCGTAGAACTGC is a window of Limimonas halophila DNA encoding:
- a CDS encoding ATP-dependent DNA helicase; protein product: MTGLPANDDRPSGPVSLPRAPALAPGLRQAAWMDGEGEIALLDHATAAERLREQPPIVCHARSIARRLGQDAIPAYDVLELFAFVRPARVVTPTPRGLAAALGLPRPDDLEAAAVTVQRAAAALLQELAARNDRDAAPIAWRMARGGWRWGPHVLAALGVDNDGDGPPRQGVGMKAWDRLGEWSEHAPEPPPGNQPVEPDEARTRLAELLGPNAEARPQQADYASAVTQAFQPRDTPDAPNLVLAEAGTGVGKTLGYIAPASVWSDKNAGPVWMATYTRNLQTQLDGELDRLYPEPREKRRKVVVRKGRENYLCLLNLEEAVNTLNVSSRDAVAVGLMARWTAATRDGDLVGGDFPGWLPDLVGRARTLGLADRRGECIFSACPHYKKCFIEGAVRRARRADLVVANHALVMIQAAMGQGDDGRLPQRYVFDEGHHVFDAADSAFSAHLSGREARELRRWLLGAERGGGRSGGRVRGLERRLDGLMGEDEATANALQDTLKAAALLPAEGWHQRIQRSAGEGACERFLQAVREQVYARVNRPNDPYSLEAELRPPTDALVHAAGELDGKLENLLTPMQRLLKALRQRLDDESDQLDSDTRRRIEATCRSLDQRGVTQVQAWRQMLSAIREGETPEAFVDWLMVERTGGQDIDVGFHRHWVDPTIPFAENVARPAQGMVVTSATLRDGSADPEANWRAAEMRTGADHLIGDAYRVEVPSPFDYAANTRVYVVRDVRKDDMDQVAAAYRELFLAAHGGALGLFTAITRLRAVHQRIGGPLEDAGLPLFAQHVDGLNVATLVDIFRAEEDACLLGTDAVRDGVDVPGRSLRCIVFDRVPWPRPDIRHKARREHFGGRKYDDMITRLRLKQAYGRLVRRADDHGVFVLLDPMFPSRLEGAFPEGVEVTRCGLADAVAGVRGFLGGPTGR